Proteins co-encoded in one Flavobacterium sp. M31R6 genomic window:
- a CDS encoding co-chaperone YbbN: MSKFGELINTQVPVLIDFYTDWNESSVSMHPVIKDVAAALGDKVKVIKIDVDKNQELADALRIKGLPTLMIYKEGMMIWRQSGELDANTLIGIVQEQL, from the coding sequence ATGTCAAAATTTGGAGAACTTATAAATACTCAAGTTCCTGTGTTAATAGATTTTTACACAGATTGGAACGAATCTTCGGTATCGATGCATCCTGTTATAAAAGATGTAGCAGCGGCGCTTGGTGACAAAGTAAAGGTAATCAAGATAGACGTTGACAAAAATCAAGAATTAGCTGATGCTTTACGCATAAAAGGCTTGCCTACTTTGATGATTTATAAAGAAGGTATGATGATCTGGAGACAGTCTGGTGAGTTGGATGCCAATACTTTAATCGGAATAGTGCAAGAGCAATTGTAA
- a CDS encoding polysaccharide deacetylase family protein, producing the protein MKPYWIKTNNFIKKIFSNYIWDIPNVENKIYLTFDDGPTPEITEWVLKELKKYNAKATFFCIGKNINNHGEIFFKTIEEGHSIGNHTYNHLKGWNTPTEDYLYNIALCESEILNLQPKISNLKSKIFRPPYGKIKNSQSKKLQQLGYKIIMWDVLSADFDQTITPEKCLENVLQNVESGSIIVFHDSVKAFKNLEYTLPRSLEILKQRGFTFEVIQ; encoded by the coding sequence ATGAAACCCTATTGGATTAAAACAAATAACTTTATTAAAAAAATATTCTCCAATTACATTTGGGACATTCCAAATGTGGAGAATAAAATCTACCTCACTTTTGACGATGGTCCAACTCCTGAGATCACAGAATGGGTATTGAAAGAACTAAAAAAATACAACGCAAAAGCCACATTTTTCTGCATTGGAAAAAACATAAACAATCACGGAGAGATTTTTTTCAAAACCATAGAAGAAGGCCATTCCATTGGAAATCATACCTACAATCATTTGAAAGGATGGAATACACCAACCGAAGACTATTTATACAATATTGCCTTGTGCGAATCGGAAATCTTAAATCTGCAACCTAAAATCTCCAATCTAAAATCTAAAATTTTTCGTCCACCTTACGGCAAAATAAAAAACTCGCAATCCAAAAAATTGCAACAATTAGGTTATAAAATAATCATGTGGGATGTACTTAGCGCTGATTTTGACCAAACCATAACACCAGAAAAATGTCTGGAAAATGTATTGCAAAATGTAGAATCGGGAAGTATAATTGTATTCCATGACAGTGTAAAAGCATTCAAAAACTTAGAATACACACTCCCAAGATCTTTGGAAATATTAAAACAGAGGGGATTTACTTTTGAAGTAATTCAATAA